TTCCTCTCATTAAATGGCTCAAGATAAATTATAGACGTATAAACGTCTCTGATAGGTTCTGCAGGATAAACAACGTATTTAGAAAAACCTTCCTTTCTAATATCATGAATGTGTGTTTTTAACTGTTCTTTTTTGACTATAGATGCAAATCCAAAACCCTGAACTCCAGTAAAACTTTCATTCATTGTAGAAAATTTATTGAATTGTTCCCATTCCTTTCTAGTAACAAATTCAGAGGCTTCAAAAAAAGAATTCGCATTGATCAAGAACTGTAAATGCAAATTAATGCGGCGGGAAATTTTTGTTTTAACCTCATTACAAGCTAAAACAAACTCCTTTTGAGATTGAGATTCTTCTTCATGACTCACATAATTAGAAACACCAAAAGTAATTATAAGGCTAACGAATAGAATTGCAAATGACTTCCATAAGGAGTTGTGATTTCTTGTAGAGGAATTATGTATACGTCTTAAATTTGGCATCTTCATTGTTTCTTCTTCGATTAAAGTAATTCATGGAATGGATTCGCTTTTTTATCCTCAACTACGATTCCAACTTGAATTGAAAATTATCCAAATAAATCATATCTACAATACTAATAAAAGCACAAATTAAGAAAAATAGTAATGCTAAAAAAAATATGTTAAAAACTTCTTAATCCTAAAAAAATATCAGATTTAAAAATAGTGTAATAAATTGGAAATCAATATTTCACTAATAAATGAAAAATAATTTGAAAGCAATTTGCAGCTGTATTGCTTAAATCAAATAATGAAGCCTTTCATATTTAAATAATAACAATAGACATTATATTCAGAGTATTCTCTATCAAGCTATTTACCTTGAGACTTTTCTTTATATCATTGTAATAAAAGAGCAATTAACTTTATACCATAAAGCACTAATTTAATCTTACATTTTGCCTAAGTTTGTCCAGTTGAATACTTCAACGGGAAAACTCATTTTGAGTGGCAAAGTAGTAACAGTTTTGGGTTATTCCTTATTATTAAAATCAATTTATAAGTTGACATCAAGAATAAAAACTGCAATTAAGACAAAAGTCAATTTTATAGGATTGCCTATTTTGGCTTTGTGTTGGGTGAGCTTTTTTTGGGGCACTACTTGGCTAGCCTCCAAAGAAGGCGTCAAACACATGCCCGCGTTTCAACTTGCTGGAATTAGACAATTTATTGCAGGCTCTCTTTATTTGAGTTTTTTCTTGTTTAAGAAAACGCCTTGGCCAAAAGGAAAACAATGGAAAAGCATATTAATCCTTAGTTTACTAAACTTTGTGTTAAGTAATGGACTTAGTACTTGGGGTGTCAAATACATTAGTAGTGGACTTGGAGCTATTATTGGTGCAATGGTTCCTGTATGGATTGTATTTATCAGTATTTTTAAAGGTGAAAAAATTACCAGACTAGCTCTTATAGGTATATTAATTTGCTTTGGTGGTGTTTGTGTTATCTTTTACGAACACTTACGTGACTTTTTGCAACCCGATTTTCAATTCGGCATACTGCTTTCGATAACGGCAACAATTACATGGGCTTTTGGGACTTTATATACCAAGAAAAAAGCAGCTAGTTTCAATCCGTATTTTAGCTTAGGATTACAGATGTTTATTTCCAGCATTTCTATTTTTGCTTTTATCGGAGCAACGGGAACAAGTATCCCTCTTTCAGAAATCCCTGTAAATTCATGGTGGTCTATAGCATATTTGGTCATTTTTGGTTCGATCTTAACCTTCATTGCGTTTATATATGCATTACAAAAACTTCCAACCGAGTTAAGCAGCGTTTATGCATATATTAATCCAATAGTTGCGGTAATTTTAGGCTCTTTGATTTTTGGCGAACCATTAACATCAGCAATTATATTTGGTGGAAGCGTTACTTTAATTGGCCTGTATCTTATCAATTTTGCTATGCGAAAAAAGCATTAAATCTCTATTCAAGATTAAAAAAACTAACCTATCAGAATTCTCTTTTTACCAAATCTTATATCTATTTTGGATTTAAAAACATAAAAAAAACTCATTAAGTTTTAAAACCTAATGAGTTTTTTATTTTTAGTTAAAATTATTTACTACCAAATCTTAACTCTTTTTGCAGGATCAACATACATTGCATCACCGGCTTTAATCGAAAATGTATCATAAAACGCATCGATGTTTTGTAATGGTACATAACCTCTATACATTCCAGGAGAGTGTGGATCTGTTTTCACACGATTTTTAATTGCTTCATCTCTCATTTTGGTGCGCCAAACAGTACCCCATGAAATAAAGAAACGTTGTTCTGGTGTAAATCCATCAATTAATCCTGGTCTTCCGTTTTCTTTCAAATACAATTGCAATCCATCATAAGCAGCATTTACGCCACCCAAATCACCGATATTTTCACCTAAAGTAAATTTACCATCCACATGTATTCCTGGCAAAGGTTCCAGTGCGCTGTATTGATTAGCAAGTGCCGTACCCAATGCAGTAAATTGTTTTAAATCTTCGGCTGTCCACCAATCTACAAGATTCCCATCGGCATTATAACGCGCTCCGGAATCGTCAAATCCATGAGATATTTCATGTCCAATTACGGCTCCAATTCCTCCATAATTTACAGCTTCATCAGCTTGATAATTATAAAATGGTGGTTGTAAAATTCCTGCAGGAAAAACAATTTCGTTGTATGATGGGTTATAATATGCATTCACTGTTTGTGGTGACATATGCCATTCTGTTTTATCAACTGGTTTCGACAATTCATCAATAGATTTTTCATGTTTCCAAAGTGAAACATTCTTTGAATTCTCAAAATAACTACCTCCATCAGATGGACTTTTTATAACTAACTTCGAATAATCTTTCCATTTGTCTGGATATCCAACTTTAATAGAAATTTTATTTAATTTTTCAATCGCTTTTACTTTTGTTTCAGCAGACATCCAAGTCAAATTATTAATTCTTACTGTATAAGCAGCAATAATATTTTTAATCATTTTCTCAGCTTTCACTTTCGCTTCAGCGGGAAATAATTTTTCAACATATAACTTTCCTAAAGCTTCTCCAATGTTTCTATTAACAGCTAACAAGGCTCTTTCTTCAAGAGGAACTTGTTTTACGGCACCTGATAATGTCTTTTGATAAAAATCAAAATCTGCAGCATCTATCTTCGTCGTTAAATAATTAGCTGAATTATTCAATAGAGTCCATTTCATGAATTCTTTCCAGTCTTCCACTTTATTTTCGGCCAAAATAGTTTGTAAAGCCTTCATGTAGCGAGGTTGATCTACATTAACAATACCCAATTTTGGAAACCCAATTCCCGAAAAATAGTTTTCCCAATTGATTGCTGGTACCATTTTTTGTAAATCAGCAATGGTCGTTGGATTGTATTGTAATCTAGAATCTCTACGTTCAACTCTATCTAGTCTAGGTTTTGACATAGCCGTTTCCAAAGCTAAAATTTTTATAGCACTTTCGTTTGCTTGCTTTGGGTTTTCACCAATAAACTGAAGCATTTTGGTAACATGTAGAACATATTTTCCTCTTTTTTCTTTAGAATCATTATCTTCTGAAACATAATAATCTCTATCCGGCAATCCCAATCTTCCTGGACCAAGACTTACAGTGTTTTTATTACTGTCTTTATCGTCAGCACCAACACCAACATCAAAGAAACCAATTCCTCCAATTGATTCCATTTCAATCAATACTTTTTGCAAATCATCAATATTTTTTATCTTATCAATTTTTGCTAAATAAGGTTTTATTGGATTAATACCCTGCTTATTTCTAGCAACAGTATCAAGTATTGATTTGTAGAGATTAATTGCTTTTCCTTGATCTGTATTTGCTTTATACATTGGATTTTTAGAAGCTTCTTTCAAAATATCTAAAGCATCTTTATCTGTTTTTTTAACTAGTTCGTTAAAAGAACCCCAAGTTGTTTTGTCATTTGGAATTTCGGTTTTTTCCAACCAAGTTCCATTAACAAATTGGAAAAAATTTTCTGATGGCTTAATTTTTGAATCCATATAGGAAACATTAATTCCTGGCTCCTTTTGTGTTGGAGCATTTTGTGCCTGACTTATTGCAACTCCAAAAAATGTAGAAATCACAAAAAAACTACTCTTGCTAATTGTTTTTTTCATTATGTGTAACGATTTAGATGTTATTCAAATATATTGATATTTTTTATAACGGAAACATGTTTGTTTATTTTTTAAATAAGACTACATAAAATAAAACCAAAAGAGAGTCTCTTTTTGTAATTTTGCATCAAATAACAGCTTTCAATTAAAAACAATAAGATAAAATTAATTGTCCAATAGCTATAAAAAATATATACAAAACAACATATAACTTCATGAAATCATTTTTTTACAAATACAGAATATATATAAGTGTGGTTTCTATTTTTTCTATTATAACATTGTATCTGTTTTATTCGGCGTTAAAGCCTAATAAAACATTACCTGTTTTTAATCCTGCCGATGTAAACCCTGAATTAGTAGACAGTACCGTACAATATATTAGCAAATACCATACAATTGCCGATTTTTCATTTACTAATCAAAATGGAAAAACCATTACTCAAAAAGATTATGAAGGAAAGGTATACGTAGCCGACTTTTTCTTTACAACCTGTGGTTCTATTTGTCCTAAAATGACCACCAACTTGGTTGATGTACAAAAAGCAATCAAAAACAATCCAAAAGTCAAATTACTTTCTCTAACCGTTTTTCCAGAAACAGATAGTGTACCTGTATTAAAAGCATATGCTAAAAAATATGGTGTTATTGATGCTAAATGGAATCTGGTTACTGGTGATAAAAAAGAAATTTATACAATGGCCAGAAAATCTTATTTGGCCGTAAAAATGGGAAAACCTGAAGAATTATTTGATATGGTCCATACTGAAAACTTTGTTTTAGTAGACCAGAAAAAAAGAGTCCGAGGTTTTTATGATGGTACCAAAAAAGAAGAAATTCAGCGATTAATTGAAGATATTAATTGGCTTTGTGAGAATGAAAAAAATGAGTAAAACTGATAATTATCAACTATAATTATAAATAAAAATGTATTTTTGCAATCTTAATTCAATCT
The Flavobacterium sp. 5 DNA segment above includes these coding regions:
- a CDS encoding DMT family transporter; the protein is MTSRIKTAIKTKVNFIGLPILALCWVSFFWGTTWLASKEGVKHMPAFQLAGIRQFIAGSLYLSFFLFKKTPWPKGKQWKSILILSLLNFVLSNGLSTWGVKYISSGLGAIIGAMVPVWIVFISIFKGEKITRLALIGILICFGGVCVIFYEHLRDFLQPDFQFGILLSITATITWAFGTLYTKKKAASFNPYFSLGLQMFISSISIFAFIGATGTSIPLSEIPVNSWWSIAYLVIFGSILTFIAFIYALQKLPTELSSVYAYINPIVAVILGSLIFGEPLTSAIIFGGSVTLIGLYLINFAMRKKH
- a CDS encoding M13 family metallopeptidase, coding for MKKTISKSSFFVISTFFGVAISQAQNAPTQKEPGINVSYMDSKIKPSENFFQFVNGTWLEKTEIPNDKTTWGSFNELVKKTDKDALDILKEASKNPMYKANTDQGKAINLYKSILDTVARNKQGINPIKPYLAKIDKIKNIDDLQKVLIEMESIGGIGFFDVGVGADDKDSNKNTVSLGPGRLGLPDRDYYVSEDNDSKEKRGKYVLHVTKMLQFIGENPKQANESAIKILALETAMSKPRLDRVERRDSRLQYNPTTIADLQKMVPAINWENYFSGIGFPKLGIVNVDQPRYMKALQTILAENKVEDWKEFMKWTLLNNSANYLTTKIDAADFDFYQKTLSGAVKQVPLEERALLAVNRNIGEALGKLYVEKLFPAEAKVKAEKMIKNIIAAYTVRINNLTWMSAETKVKAIEKLNKISIKVGYPDKWKDYSKLVIKSPSDGGSYFENSKNVSLWKHEKSIDELSKPVDKTEWHMSPQTVNAYYNPSYNEIVFPAGILQPPFYNYQADEAVNYGGIGAVIGHEISHGFDDSGARYNADGNLVDWWTAEDLKQFTALGTALANQYSALEPLPGIHVDGKFTLGENIGDLGGVNAAYDGLQLYLKENGRPGLIDGFTPEQRFFISWGTVWRTKMRDEAIKNRVKTDPHSPGMYRGYVPLQNIDAFYDTFSIKAGDAMYVDPAKRVKIW
- a CDS encoding SCO family protein, with translation MKSFFYKYRIYISVVSIFSIITLYLFYSALKPNKTLPVFNPADVNPELVDSTVQYISKYHTIADFSFTNQNGKTITQKDYEGKVYVADFFFTTCGSICPKMTTNLVDVQKAIKNNPKVKLLSLTVFPETDSVPVLKAYAKKYGVIDAKWNLVTGDKKEIYTMARKSYLAVKMGKPEELFDMVHTENFVLVDQKKRVRGFYDGTKKEEIQRLIEDINWLCENEKNE